The Miscanthus floridulus cultivar M001 chromosome 6, ASM1932011v1, whole genome shotgun sequence genomic interval GTCTCCTGTCTGCTCCACCGCCGACGCTGGGCATGCTTACTCGAGCTGTCGGACTGTCGTTTCCTCCGGTTCAGGCGCCTCAAGGTGCGGGCTGTTCGAATTCGAtaacccgcccccccccccccccccccccccccccccccccccccacgcgcGCGCCTTTGGTCTCGTCTTTGGCGATGAATGATGTGAGATTAGTGTGATGGAGCACGAGGGGACGCATGCATCATTGGCTCATCGCCACCACCTGCATCTGAAAACTGCATATGCTACAGTGTGCGTAACCCATTTCACTTCTTGATTGTGTTTACCTGATTTGGGGAAAGAAGCTATAGAACTGAAGTATACCACTATTGTTCTACACTGTATGTTTCCTCTCGGGGGGAAAATGACAAAGTATTTCTTAAGATTAAGACAACGGAATATTTTTTTCTCGAACGCGCAGGAGAGCTGCATGTCGTTTCATTGATAGATAGAAAAAAAATATCCGATTACAACCCAATTCCACGGCTGGGGTTAAGACAGCAGAATATTGGGATTTTCAGATGCAGAGTACGCCAAAACCTCAGCACTTCCTTCTTTTCTGGCAAAGTGGATTTACACTCCTTGCACTCCAGACAGTCAGTGGTTTGTTTGAAATCTTCTGTTGCTTCATGTGAAGGATGGTAACTTGCCAAGTACCCCCTCTGATTCCAAATGTAGGTTTAGGTTGTTTAGGACAGCGACACAGTCTCAAATGTGACACCTTGACTTGTAAAATTTATTGAAATACACCATTTCTGTTATCGAACATGCAGCAGAGCTGTATATCTTTGTATTACGAAGGATAAAAAACGTACCATTTCAAATAGTGAaaattatatatattataaaaatatttcCATGATGAATATGATAACAGCAACCATCTGTTGTGAATCTATGTAACTCGTTATCAGTGGTCCAAGTTAAAAACGTTTGACTGGATAGAATCCTAAAACAACCTACATCTGGAATTGGAGGTAATAGTAGATAATTTAATACAAGGTGCATTGGTTGATGTTAAGGTGGTCGTGGAGGCAAACTAATAGTTTGATCAGTCTAGAATGTTGTAGTTATTTTGTCAAAATGGATAAATGAACCTTTAGGGAGTACAATTTATACTGAAGGGAATTTCTTATCCAGGAACCCGATACTTTGCTGACGATCGCTCACAGTACGATCTGTTTGGTAAAAGAAGGCCTGGGGATGAGGAGTTCAGAAAAGCTTGGCAGGAGGACGTAGATGAAGAGGACTGTCTGTGGACAGGTAGTgaagatgacgacgacgacgaagagaGTGATACAAAACTGGAGAGTGAAATTAAGAAAGTGAAGAGGCAAGCCAAGGAAAATTCAAATCTTATTGATGCTGATGACAGTGACGAGTTAAGAAGTATATGCCCTGagagtgatgaagatgatatgaCTCTCTGGAGTGGCAGTgaagacgatgatgacgatgatattCCCTCCGAAGCACATCCTAGTGAACGCAGTGATTCATATATTGATAAGGTGTTTGAATTTGACGAGTCACCAAAGTACCGCACAATCTCAGAGCTGTTGAAAGTAGAGAATGAACCACCTGAGCTATCTCCGGGAAAGCAAGCAAGAAAACTTGCCGTAGAAAATGCTCTTAAAAAGTTGAAGAAAGGCCCTGATGGACGCTACATTAACGTATTTGATGTTGTTACTGATATAGATATCCTGATTGGTGCATTTGAGAACATTGTTTCAGGACCAGAATATGCAGAGCTGCGGGAGGGTGGACCAAAAAAGCTCAATATACAGTTCTTTAAGGATATACAGGCACGCATGAGGGACCCAAATTTCAAGTTTTCTCCAGAGTTGAAGTTAAAGCCAAAGAGTAAATTAGTGTCTAGGAAAAAGTGGCAGAAAGCCAAAGCTAGGAAGAGGAAAAATGACAGACGTTGAGGTTATCATACCTCGTAATGTATTCATCTCTTTTTCCCTCACATCAGAATGCTTTCTTCAGATGGTTCACGAATTATCTGTAGTGTTATTCACAATGGGATATGCTTGGTGTGATGGCACAAGCACTTCAAGAAAAACATAAATGTTCATATCATTCACATGTGACGTCTGTTCTATTTGGCGATTGAGAGTTCTGAATTACTGTCTATCTGAGTCCAGCAAGAAGCAGGGAGTATGATTCTCTTTGTTCACACTGGAGTGATACGAAGTTTGTGTACAACTAACTCAAGTCAGACTTGAAGTTTCTCTGTTATCTTCACTCTTCAACACATGCATGTCTTGATATTCTCAACTGTTTCTATAATTGAAGTCTGTGAGGAAATGATTTGCTCAAACTGTTGATTTTGCATAGTTTCTCAGTTTCTCTTGTATC includes:
- the LOC136457850 gene encoding U3 small nucleolar RNA-associated protein 25-like, encoding MARCLVARHFLPHLRLHAPRLLSAPPPTLGMLTRAVGLSFPPVQAPQGTRYFADDRSQYDLFGKRRPGDEEFRKAWQEDVDEEDCLWTGSEDDDDDEESDTKLESEIKKVKRQAKENSNLIDADDSDELRSICPESDEDDMTLWSGSEDDDDDDIPSEAHPSERSDSYIDKVFEFDESPKYRTISELLKVENEPPELSPGKQARKLAVENALKKLKKGPDGRYINVFDVVTDIDILIGAFENIVSGPEYAELREGGPKKLNIQFFKDIQARMRDPNFKFSPELKLKPKSKLVSRKKWQKAKARKRKNDRR